The genomic region GATCTGGCGGCAGTCTCGCTGTCCGGGAGGAAGGCGGCGGTGCAAACCACCGAACAATCCTCCCTGCTTTTTTCCATCAGCACTATCGACAGCCCCTTTTTCAGAGGTGAAGTGCATGGCATTCGGCGGGTGACAGAGGACTCCCCGCTGTAAATTGCATCCCCTCTCGCCGCTGAGCCGTATACACAAATCGCGTGGATCTATTTTGCCGGCAAATCCCCCCTCTCTTGATTGCATTTCTCATCTGGCTTATTGTATATCCGGTAATACAAACGGGGGAAATATCATCCGCACAGCTTTGACTTAAATTCATGAAATTGTTTTAGGGGGGAGTATTTTGGATTTTGGATTGTTTTCTGTGGACCGCACCATAATTTTTGTTCTATGCACCCTGTTTTTCGTTGTTTTCTCGTGGCGCTCCTTACACAACCCGAAACACCACGGTTTCTACCGTTTTTTCGTCTTTGAAGGAACCCTGATTCTTGTCCTGATGAACTACCCGTTCTGGTTTACAAGTCCTTTTTCCCCGCTCCAGCTGCTTTCATGGACTTTTCTCTTCACCTCTATCCTGTTCGTTTTGCAGGGGTTTCTGGTTCTCAGAAAATCGGGTGGTTCCGGACACCGGAAAGCAAACTCCGAAAATCTTCGCTTCGAAAACACGGTCAACCTTGTTGCGGATGGTCTCTACAAGCATATCCGCCACCCTATGTACAGCTCCCTGCTGCTCCTTGCCTGGGGTGCCTTTCTTAAAAACATCACCATCCCCGGATTTCTTGCCGTTACAATCACCACCGCTTTTCTGCTGGCCACGGCAAAAACGGAAGAACGGGAGAACATCTCATTTTTCGGGTCCAGGTATCAAAAGTATATCAAGCAGACCAAAATGTTCCTCCCATATCTACTCTGATTCCCGGAGATCATTACGTACAAAAGGACTTCCTCGTACTGTCCCGCCAAAAATCCCGGGGACATCCTTTTCCGGTATCGCCTTTTCCTTTGCCTTCACCGGTAAAATAGATTTAGGCACGGGGAGCCTCCGCTGAAAAGTTGCTTTCGGTCGAATTTGCGAGCCACTCCGCACCGATTGACGGGTTTCGCTTTGCATGTTGATTCCGGGTTCTGATACAATATCGCTGAGCTTCGAAATTCCCGTTGTCAAAGCTTCAGTTGAGCAGCTTGCCTGCTCGTCCAAAACTTATACCCGCATGGGTAAAAAAGAACACCAGGCACACCAAAGGGGGCTTGCCATGAAGGATTTCTCATCTGATTTACCCTGGGTCATCTTCCATCTGCTGGATGAACAGTTTGCGGTCTCGGCCGACTATGTCCGGGAAATGGTTGCGATGCCGAAGGTGATTCAGGTTCCGCAGACCCCGGAATATATCCGGGGGGTGATCAATCTTAGGGGGCGGGTAATGCCGGTGATGGATCTGCGGATGAAACTCGGCATGCGTTCACGAACCAGGGAAACCGAGGAGCTGACCCAGCTGCTGATACAGCGCGAGCAGGACCATATCAACTGGCTTATGGAGCTGGAAGCCTCGGTACGGGAACGGCGCGAATTCAAGCTGGCCACCGATCACCATCTCTGCGCCTTCGGCAAGTGGTACGACACATTCACCACCGACAACCGCCTGCTGGAGAGTTGTCTGAAAAAATTCGACACCCCGCATCAGAAAATTCATAAGGTTGCCGCAAAGGTCAAGGAATTCGAAGGGAAAGGAAATTTCGACCCCGCCTATGACCTGATCAACCGGACCAGAAACACAGAACTTGCCGAAATGATCCGGCTTTTTGCCGAGGCCCGGACTCTTCTTAAGGCGTCGAACCGCGAAATAGCCCTGGTCCTTGACTGGCGGGAAAAAGCGATCGCCGTGAGTGTTGATTCGGTGGAATCCGTGGAGAAGATTGCGGTCTCAACGATTGACGAGATGCCGGAAACTTTTTCAACAAAGAGCAATGCCTGTATCGCCGGAATCGGCAGACGCGGCAAAACCAATGGCCTGGTCCAGCTGCTTAAGGTCGATGAACTGATAGACCATTCTCCGGACATCCCGCAATGAAACAGCCCGGCAACGCCATCAAATACCTTCTTTCCCTGTTGCTGATTCTGGCCTGCACTTCGTCCGCCGGAGCCGCGAACAAGTCATTCGTCTGGGAGGTGCAATCCGAAACCGCCACGGTCTTTGTTCATGGCTCCATCCATTTTGCCAAGCCGGAGATGTTTCCCCTGGCGGGTGCGATTGAGGATGGCTTTGAGCGCTCGGCCAATCTGGTCGTGGAAGTGAACCCGGTCACCCTGGACCAGCAGAAAATGCAGCAGTTGCTGGTGGAGAAAGGGATGTATTCCTCCGGCAGAACCATCCGGGACGACCTCTCCCCCGAGGTATTCCGGATGCTTGTCGCCCACCTCGAAAAAAACAGGATCCCTCTGGAAAAGCTGGAAAGGATGCGGCCCGGGCTGCTGGCGATGACCCTTGTCACGATGCAGATCATGAAACTCGGATATCGTCCGGAGTATGGGATTGACAAGTATTTCTCACTCAAAGCAGCCCGGGAGAAAAAAAACATTCTTGAACTGGAAACCATGGAAGAGCAACTGGACATGCTGCTGAACATGCCCGACGAAAACCTCTACCTGAAGTTCACCCTGCAGGACTTGGACATCATAGAAAAATTATTTAACAATATCATAATGTTATGGTCGTCAGGGGACGCAGCTGGAATGAACGAGGCCATTCTCGGACCCTATGAGAAAAATCCCGAATTCACCATGATCCTCGACAAGCTGTTTTTTGCCCGGAACACCAGAATGACCGACAGGATCCAAGATTTTCTAAAAACCGACCAGACATATTTCGTGGTGGTCGGCGCAGGTCACCTGGTCGGCGACAAAGGGATCATTACTCTACTGAAGAAGGCACACTATAAAGTGAGGCAACTGTAGAAACTGTAGAATCCGTTCACCTGATCACGGGAACCAGCGCATGAAAATCTTTGCCTTTTTATCAATCCTGACTCTGCTCACCTCCGGGTGCAGCACAATCCGCACCACCCACCACTCCGTCGGCCTCCAGCCGCCGCTCTGCGAGGAAAAGACTTCTCAAATAAATGCGGCTGTTTTCTGGAATACCGTCTGGCGGCAAGACCAGAAAGAACCACAAATACGGGAAGAGATGCTCTCGACCGCCCTTGAAAGATTCTTTGCCGGAACCGGTTGCTACCGGGCACAAAACCTTATCCGGCAAATCAACGGCCGCAGCGCACTTCTGGCAACAGACACCGAAATCCTCTCCGTCGCCGATTCTTCCGGAGCCGACAAGGCGATTGTTATAAAGTTCATGGAGGCCGGCCCCAACCTGATCCTCTATCTGTCACCAATTCTCTGGCAAACCCGGAACGAAATCCGGATGAATGTCAGAATCATTGATGTGAAAAGCAGAACAATCGAAGCGGATATCTCGACCCACCGGTTCAGGGGCGGCCCATTCACCATGATCGGTGCAGACAGCCTGCCACTTGATATCACCGGAAGCCTCCAGGAAGTCTTCACCGGGACCGACAGATGAAACATTTCGAGATCATCGTCATCGGCGGCGGGATTCAGGGCGCAGGGTGTGCCCAGGCGGCGGCAGCGGCCGGATACAGCGTGCTCCTCCTGGAGCAGGAGCGCTGGGGGTTCGGCACCTCAAGCCGCTCCAGCAAGCTGATCCACGGCGGGCTTCGCTATCTCGAAACCTTCCAGTTCGGACTGGTGCGTAAATCCCTTGCCGAAAGAAAAATCCTCCGCCGGATCGCCTCCACCCTGGTTCACCCCCTGCCCTTCTTTATCCCGGTGTACAAAAGCAGCAGGCATCAGGGCTGGAAGGTATTTGCCGCACTCAGCCTGTACCGGTTGTTCGCCGGGGCGGACGAACTGGCGAATTTCCGCCATCTGCCCCAATCCGAATGGCACACTCTTTCCGGCCTCAATCGCGAAGGGCTGAAACATGTCTTCCAGTACTGGGACACCCAGACCGATGACCGGCTGCTGACCAGGGCGGTCGCAGGTTCCGCAGCCGGACTCGGGGCCACAACCCGCGAGCATGCCCGGTTCATCAAAGCAACCGCAGAAAACCGCTCCTGCACCGTAACCTATTCAGAAAAAGGCGCCGAACATCAGGCCACCTGCAGGGTGCTGATCAACGCCGGAGGCCCATGGGTGGCTGAAGTGCAGACACACATTTCCGGAGCACCACCCCCTCCGAAGATCGACCTGGTGAAAGGGTCCCATATCGTCCTTGCCGATAAATTACATGACGGGATATTCTATCTGGAATCTCCTGTTGATAGACGCCCCATGTTTATCATGCCCTGGCAGGGGAACACTCTGGTCGGCACCACCGAAAAAATATTCACCGGTGATCCGGCCGCCGTTTCGGCAAGCGACGTGGAGATCCTCTACCTTCTGAAGGCGGTCGCCCATTATTTCCCCGACTTTAAATGCGAGGTTCTGGAGAGTTTCGCCGGGCTCAGGGTCCTCACCGGCTGGGAATCAAGTTTCTCCGACCGCCCACGCGACACCCTGATCCAGTACGATGATCGAGGCGCCCCCCGGATCATCTCGCTCTATGGCGGGAAACTTACCACCTACCGGGCCACAGCGGAATCGATCATTAAGAAAGTGGCGCCAACCCTTGGCAAGAGAGAACATCCACAAGATACCAGCGAGATTTATCTGACTTGCGGCTGATGGCATGAAGCCGGGAGCCGCAAGTCGGAAAAACTGCATTGAACCCCAACCGGGAGAACAGATAAAGCGCCCCATGACCAGCACCCAACTCCTCTGCATCGGACATCGCGGGGCCATGGGCCACGCCCCGGAGAACACCCTGGCCTCGATCCGCAAGGCCCTGGAACTTGGCGCCCGCGCCATTGAAGTCGATGTCTACTTTGTCGACGGCCACCTCATCGTCTTTCACGATCAGCATCTCGAACGGACCACCGACGGCACCGGCCTGATCACCGATCACCCCTTTTCCTACCTGCGCCACCTTGACGCCGGAGGCGGCCAGCAGATCCCCACCCTTGAGGAAGTGTGCAGCGCAACTGCCGGACGAGCGCTCCTCAACATCGAACTGAAAGGGTCGGGAGCGGCCGCGCCCGTGGCAAGCCTCATCTCCGACATGGTAAGGGTCGGCTGGCAGAAGAACATGTTCCTCGTCTCCGCTTTTGATCACCAACAGCTGACCGAAGTTGCCGAACGCGATCCGGAAATTAAACTTGGCGCCCTCTACAGTAAACCACCCTTTGATTTCCGGGAATTCATGAGCTCTCCGGGAGCCTATGCGGCAAATCTCCCGCTGACCGGAGTGGACGGAAATATCGTGGATGAAGCGCATTTCCGGCAGTTGAAAGTTTTCGTCTATACGGTGAACACCCCTGAAGATATCGAACGGATGATCCAGTTCAACGTGGACGGCGTCTTCACCAACTACCCGGAGCGGGTCGCCCGAATTTATGCGCAGCCCGCTCCGAGCGAAGGCTGGAGCTGATCCCAGATGCTGTTTCACTCTACTGCCCGCCCGCCGGGCGGTTCGAGGCGTGATCCGGCAATCACCGGGAAACATGATTCGAGTCCTTTCCTCTCTCCCCTTTCACGAGATCACCCTTGCCTTCGGCTGATATTTTCGCTACTCTCTTTTCTGGTCGTGAACATGTTATTTTTCAGGAGAAACTGTTTATGCGAATTAGAGCGCGGCTCTCACCCTTCGGGTATAAGTCTCGAAGTCTCGCAGGCTCGCTTATCGGTACGAGCAGGCGAGCTGCTCAACTCAGCTTGATCTGTGCAGGTTTGATATTTTTTTCTTTATGCGGTGTTTCGGCATCAGGTCAGGCCTGCGAGGGGGACTACATCAAAATGTCCTACATGGGCGGGCGTCTTGGCAAAGTATCCATAATTTATGACCGGAAGGGGACCGTTACTTTCGGCCCGGAGAATGGAGAAATCCTTGAAACAAAACAGATCGATCCGCAAAAGATTCGGGCCTATTGGGCAATCGCTGAAAACGTTACGGAAAAGGTTGAACCGGGGAAATACGGGATCCTTCGAAGCCTGGGCAAAAATGAAATGGATATAAAAATCAGCATCTGCAACAAGCTCCATTCCTACATTGCTGCAAATCAAGGGAAAGGCGAGAAATTTTCAGAACCCCTTTCTGAAATATTTGACAGGCAGCCAAGGTAAAAACCCCCTTTTGAGTCAGAACCAAATTACCGCCCGCAACCAAGAATCAGCCAGACTTCAGGAATCGGTATTTTCCTGAATTTTAATCCCATTGGCCTT from Pseudomonadota bacterium harbors:
- a CDS encoding isoprenylcysteine carboxylmethyltransferase family protein, which translates into the protein MDRTIIFVLCTLFFVVFSWRSLHNPKHHGFYRFFVFEGTLILVLMNYPFWFTSPFSPLQLLSWTFLFTSILFVLQGFLVLRKSGGSGHRKANSENLRFENTVNLVADGLYKHIRHPMYSSLLLLAWGAFLKNITIPGFLAVTITTAFLLATAKTEERENISFFGSRYQKYIKQTKMFLPYLL
- a CDS encoding chemotaxis protein CheW — protein: MKDFSSDLPWVIFHLLDEQFAVSADYVREMVAMPKVIQVPQTPEYIRGVINLRGRVMPVMDLRMKLGMRSRTRETEELTQLLIQREQDHINWLMELEASVRERREFKLATDHHLCAFGKWYDTFTTDNRLLESCLKKFDTPHQKIHKVAAKVKEFEGKGNFDPAYDLINRTRNTELAEMIRLFAEARTLLKASNREIALVLDWREKAIAVSVDSVESVEKIAVSTIDEMPETFSTKSNACIAGIGRRGKTNGLVQLLKVDELIDHSPDIPQ
- a CDS encoding TraB/GumN family protein, with protein sequence MKQPGNAIKYLLSLLLILACTSSAGAANKSFVWEVQSETATVFVHGSIHFAKPEMFPLAGAIEDGFERSANLVVEVNPVTLDQQKMQQLLVEKGMYSSGRTIRDDLSPEVFRMLVAHLEKNRIPLEKLERMRPGLLAMTLVTMQIMKLGYRPEYGIDKYFSLKAAREKKNILELETMEEQLDMLLNMPDENLYLKFTLQDLDIIEKLFNNIIMLWSSGDAAGMNEAILGPYEKNPEFTMILDKLFFARNTRMTDRIQDFLKTDQTYFVVVGAGHLVGDKGIITLLKKAHYKVRQL
- a CDS encoding FAD-dependent oxidoreductase, coding for MKHFEIIVIGGGIQGAGCAQAAAAAGYSVLLLEQERWGFGTSSRSSKLIHGGLRYLETFQFGLVRKSLAERKILRRIASTLVHPLPFFIPVYKSSRHQGWKVFAALSLYRLFAGADELANFRHLPQSEWHTLSGLNREGLKHVFQYWDTQTDDRLLTRAVAGSAAGLGATTREHARFIKATAENRSCTVTYSEKGAEHQATCRVLINAGGPWVAEVQTHISGAPPPPKIDLVKGSHIVLADKLHDGIFYLESPVDRRPMFIMPWQGNTLVGTTEKIFTGDPAAVSASDVEILYLLKAVAHYFPDFKCEVLESFAGLRVLTGWESSFSDRPRDTLIQYDDRGAPRIISLYGGKLTTYRATAESIIKKVAPTLGKREHPQDTSEIYLTCG
- a CDS encoding glycerophosphodiester phosphodiesterase; the protein is MTSTQLLCIGHRGAMGHAPENTLASIRKALELGARAIEVDVYFVDGHLIVFHDQHLERTTDGTGLITDHPFSYLRHLDAGGGQQIPTLEEVCSATAGRALLNIELKGSGAAAPVASLISDMVRVGWQKNMFLVSAFDHQQLTEVAERDPEIKLGALYSKPPFDFREFMSSPGAYAANLPLTGVDGNIVDEAHFRQLKVFVYTVNTPEDIERMIQFNVDGVFTNYPERVARIYAQPAPSEGWS